A stretch of the Bubalus kerabau isolate K-KA32 ecotype Philippines breed swamp buffalo chromosome 11, PCC_UOA_SB_1v2, whole genome shotgun sequence genome encodes the following:
- the EDF1 gene encoding endothelial differentiation-related factor 1 yields the protein MAESDWDTVTVLRKKGPTAAQAKSKQAILAAQRRGEDVETSKKWAAGQNKQHSITKNTAKLDRETEELHHDRVTLEVGKVIQQGRQSKGLTQKDLATKINEKPQVIADYESGRAIPNNQVLGKIERAIGLKLRGKDIGKPIEKGPRAK from the exons ATGGCTGAGAGCGACTGGGACACGGTGACGGTGCTGCGCAAAAAGGGCCCCACGGCCGCCCAGGCCAAGTCCAAGCAG GCCATCTTAGCAGCTCAGAGACGAGGAGAAGATGTGGAGACTTCGAAGAAAT GGGCCGCCGGCCAGAACAAGCAGCATTCGATCACCAAGAACACGGCCAAGCTCGACCGGGAGACCGAGGAGCTGCACCATGACCGGGTCACCCTGGAGGTCGGCAAGGTCATCCAGCAGGGCCGGCAGAGCAAGGGGCTGACGCAGAAGGACCTGGCCACA AAAATCAACGAGAAGCCGCAAGTCATTGCGGACTACGAGAGTGGCCGGGCCATTCCCAACAACCAGGTTCTGGGCAAGATCGAGAGAGCCATTG GCCTGAAGCTCCGGGGGAAGGACATTGGGAAGCCGATCGAGAAGGGGCCAAGGGCAAAATGA